In the Caldicoprobacter guelmensis genome, CCGAGTCAACCCAAAGAACATTACATTCTTGTCGTCATTTCCCTTGCGTACCATATTTTATCCCTCTTTTTAGAATAATTTACCTGATTGCATCAACAAATGCTCAACGATAGGTCCTAACGCTAACGCCGGGAAAAAGGTCAATGCACCCACAACCAGCACCACAGCTACCAGCAATGCCACAAACAACAAACCTGTAGTAGGAAATGTACCTGGTCCGGCGGGAATCTTCTTCTTACTTGCAAGACTCCCCGCTATAGCTAGAACAGGCAATATTACTCCAAAACGTCCAATTAACATCGCAAAAGCCACAGCCATATTGTAAAAAGGCGTATTAGCCTTTAGCCCCGCAAAAGCGCTGCCATTATTGCCAGCACCTGAAGCAAAAGCATAAAGTATCTCACTCAATCCATGAGGTCCCGGATTGTGTATGGAGGATGTACCTGCTTTAATCGAAACAGCCAATGCACTTCCCACGAGTATTGCCGCCGCTGGTATTAATACGGCCAAAGTGACCATCTTCATCTCCCGCGATTCTATCTTTTTGCCAATATATTCCGGAGTACGCCCTACCATAAGCCCTACTATAAATACAGTCAGAAGGACAAACATAAGCATTCCATATAAGCCCGACCCGACGCCACCAAATATCACCTCACCTAACATCATTTGCAACATGGGCACTAATCCTCCCAGGGGCGTGAGGCTATCGTGCATAGCATTTACCGCACCACAGGATGCAGCGGTAGTTACGGCAGCAAACAACGCTGAGTTGACTATACCAAACCGCACTTCTTTTCCTTCCATAGCAGTAGACCCGCTTATTCCCATATTCGCTATTATGGGGTTGCCTGCCCTTTCTGATGCGTAAAGTATACCGAACATCATGAGAAATAGCAAAAGCATAGCCTCAAAAATAGCCCAGCCTTGCCTGGCGTCATTTACCATCTTCCCAAACATATATGTTAACCCAGAAGGTATTAAAAATATAGCCAACATCTCAAGGAAGTTACTAAATGGAGTAGGATTTTCAAACGGATGCGCTGAATTGGCATTGAAAAAACCACCACCATTGGTACCTAGTACTTTAATTGCCTCCTGGGATGCCACAGGGCCCATGGGAAGGGTTTGATCTGCACCTTCTAGAGTCTTTATTGTCTTATAGGGGCTTAAATTTTGTATAACACCTTGAGATACAAGAACGATAGCCAATACCAACGACAATGGCAATAAAACCCACAACACGCTGCGCGTAAGGTCAACCCAGAAATTACCTATTGTCGTTGCTTTTTGTCTAACAATACCTCGTATTAACGCTATTGCCACCGCCATACCAGTGGCAGCCGACACAAAGTTTTGAACCGTTAACCCTACCATTTGGGTAAAATAGCTCATGGTAGACTCTCCACCATAAGCTTGCCAGTTGGTATTAGTCACAAAGCTGACTGCCGTGTTGAAAGCCACGTCCGGTTTCACAGCACTAAACCCTTGTGGATTAAAAGGCAAATATCCTTGAAGTATCTGTATAAAGAAAAGCACTACTATACCTATTAAATTGAATGTCAATAACGATAATGCATACTTCTTCCAATCCATTTCTTCTCTTTCATCAACACCAGTAAATCGATACACCACTTTTTCTATCGGCCTCATTATAAAGTCCATAAATGTATGCTCACCGTTAAAGACCCTTTTCATGTATACCCCTAATGGTATTGTCAATACAACAAGAAACACAACGTAAACCACTACCTGCACCATATCCATAAAAATATCCATAATCATAAATCCTCCGCCTTCAATAATGCATATACAAGATAAAGAAGTAATCCGATAGATACAACGACTCCTCCTATTAACTCTACATCCATATCTTCATCACATCCCCTTTGAGATAAAGGAGGTTATTCTTCTCCATAATTTAACAAACAATCTTCCTAAACAATCCTCTTATTAAATATTGTCTAAACATTCAACCTTTTTATAAGTAAATCATACAAACGAAACCCTATAACCTAAATAACTTACGCAAACTCTCCAAAACACTACCAAAATCCCTCACTCCTTTACACACAACAAAAACCCCTTCATGACTTTTATCAACAATATTTACATCGCAAACTAACATAACACATAATATAATCATCATTTTGTTCGTTGAGATTATATATCACAACCTTTGGTCAAATTGGCATCAATAATTCCATCAAAAGCATAAAAAAAATATAAAGAATAGCAGAATTTTGATTTAAACCATCAGGCGATATTCTGGTACGCAAACTGTTTCTCGTAAAGCTGCCTATACAGGCCTCCTTTTTTGAGCAGCTCATCATGGGTGCCGATCTCCTTTATCCTGCCCTTGTCAATCACTATGATCTTATCGGCATTCCTTATGGTGGAAAGCCTGTGGGCTATGATGATGGTGGTCCTTCCACCCGATATATTGGCCATGGCCTGTTGAATGGCCATCTCGGTCTCGGTATCGATGTTGGCCGTGGCCTCATCAAGCACAAACACGGCAGGGTTAAAGGCCACCGCCCTGGCAAAGGAGATGAGCTGCCTCTGTCCAGCAGAGAAGGTACAGCCCCTCTCCTTTACCTCTTCATCATATTTATTGGGCAGGGACTCGATAAACCTATCGGCGCAAACCAGCCTGGCTGCCCGCACGATGTCCTCGTCAGTTACGGAGCTGTTCCTCAAACGTATATTTGACTTGATATCTCCTGAAAACAGGAACACATCCTGCATCACCACCGCTATCTGTCGCCTCAAATCCCTCAAGTTGTACTCCCGTATGTCCATCCCGTCTATCAATATCTTCCCCTTTTGTATATCGTAAAACCTGGCCATAAGGCTTATGATGGTGGACTTCCCAGACCCGGTGGCTCCTACAAAGGCTACCGTCTCCCCGGGATTGATCTTAAAACTGACGTCCTTCAGCACCCAGTTTTCATCGTCGTATGCAAACCACACGTTCTTAAACTCGATCTCTCCCCTGATGCGCTTGACATGCTTTCCTTTTTCCATGTCCTCTAAAAACTCACGGGTATCCAGCAAATCGAATATGCGCTCTGCCGAAATCAAAGCCGACTGTATGGAGGTATAGAATTCTGCAATCTCGTTGATGGGGGCAAAAAATTGCTTGATGTAGGTTATAAATGCGTAAAGTATGCCGATTTCCAGGTGTCCGCCTGTGATCCTGCCGCTGGCATACCATATCATGAGTGCAATGACCAAGGTATTTATGACCTCTATGATGGGCCTGCCCAGGCTGTTTAAAACCACTTCCCTGAGGCTGGTGTCAAAATACTCCTTATCCAGCCTTTGAAACTCTTTAAGCTTTTCCTTTTCCCTGTTAAATATGCGGACCAGCTTCATGCCGGATATGTTTTCAGCCAAAAAGCCATTTATCCTGCCTATGAGCGCCTTCATCCTTATGAAGTTCTTTCGAGCCGCCCTTCTGTAAATTATAGTGACCAAGACTATCATGGGAATGCTGCACATGCTGATGAGCGCAAGGTAAGCATCCATGGCAAACATGGTGGCCACGATCCCTAAAATCATGATTATATCTTTCAGGGAATTGACCAGAACGCCCGAAAATATCTCATTTAAAGCCTCCACATCGTTTGTCACCCTAGTGAGTATCCTTCCCGATGAGTTTCGGTCAAAGAACTTCA is a window encoding:
- the kdpA gene encoding potassium-transporting ATPase subunit KdpA, translated to MDIFMDMVQVVVYVVFLVVLTIPLGVYMKRVFNGEHTFMDFIMRPIEKVVYRFTGVDEREEMDWKKYALSLLTFNLIGIVVLFFIQILQGYLPFNPQGFSAVKPDVAFNTAVSFVTNTNWQAYGGESTMSYFTQMVGLTVQNFVSAATGMAVAIALIRGIVRQKATTIGNFWVDLTRSVLWVLLPLSLVLAIVLVSQGVIQNLSPYKTIKTLEGADQTLPMGPVASQEAIKVLGTNGGGFFNANSAHPFENPTPFSNFLEMLAIFLIPSGLTYMFGKMVNDARQGWAIFEAMLLLFLMMFGILYASERAGNPIIANMGISGSTAMEGKEVRFGIVNSALFAAVTTAASCGAVNAMHDSLTPLGGLVPMLQMMLGEVIFGGVGSGLYGMLMFVLLTVFIVGLMVGRTPEYIGKKIESREMKMVTLAVLIPAAAILVGSALAVSIKAGTSSIHNPGPHGLSEILYAFASGAGNNGSAFAGLKANTPFYNMAVAFAMLIGRFGVILPVLAIAGSLASKKKIPAGPGTFPTTGLLFVALLVAVVLVVGALTFFPALALGPIVEHLLMQSGKLF
- the kdpF gene encoding K(+)-transporting ATPase subunit F, producing the protein MDVELIGGVVVSIGLLLYLVYALLKAEDL
- a CDS encoding ABC transporter ATP-binding protein; this translates as MDYRIDSEYSLRRDKKALVLRLLGYFKPYLPLLALNILFAFLINGATIVKPYIIKRIIDDYLAVKIYAPDVFVRMGLLYMAVVLVGCGLTYSQTYILTYIGQKIMYDIRNQLFTHIQNMSMKFFDRNSSGRILTRVTNDVEALNEIFSGVLVNSLKDIIMILGIVATMFAMDAYLALISMCSIPMIVLVTIIYRRAARKNFIRMKALIGRINGFLAENISGMKLVRIFNREKEKLKEFQRLDKEYFDTSLREVVLNSLGRPIIEVINTLVIALMIWYASGRITGGHLEIGILYAFITYIKQFFAPINEIAEFYTSIQSALISAERIFDLLDTREFLEDMEKGKHVKRIRGEIEFKNVWFAYDDENWVLKDVSFKINPGETVAFVGATGSGKSTIISLMARFYDIQKGKILIDGMDIREYNLRDLRRQIAVVMQDVFLFSGDIKSNIRLRNSSVTDEDIVRAARLVCADRFIESLPNKYDEEVKERGCTFSAGQRQLISFARAVAFNPAVFVLDEATANIDTETEMAIQQAMANISGGRTTIIIAHRLSTIRNADKIIVIDKGRIKEIGTHDELLKKGGLYRQLYEKQFAYQNIA